A stretch of DNA from Candidatus Dadabacteria bacterium:
TTTGGCTAAGGAAGGAAAGAGCCATCAAGCTGACTATGATGATGAGTACTACGGCACCTGCGTAACTTATATAAAGTTGCGTAGAAATTTGCGTAGAAATTCGGTTCCAGAGTTTTGAAAGCATTCTGCTTATCTCAATGTCTTTCGCATATGCAAAACGTCGGTCAGTATCGTTGTGTTAGAGACGTGAGTGACCTATACTGGCCATCAGGACCAATAATCGTCAGGAACACGCTGTCTGAACCTTGGTTATCATTCTTGCTATATCGCAAGGTGAAGCCATCCAAATTAATGTTGTTGCCGGTCCGCAGCACCGCATCGATGCAACCACGGTTAACCTGTTTGCCGCAATTATCTACCACATAGATAGCCAAACGCCCTGCTAAATATCCTTCATACGATAGAAATCCGGGTTTTGCCGCCGGGTCGTACGCCTTGAGCGCAGCACGATAGGAAGCGGAGGCAGGCACCGTGTTTCCGGTTGGAAAAGGAACCACCTGGGTAACCAGAACTCCGGCCCCTTGATCACCCAGTTCGCTTGCCAAGGCACTACTGCCTACGAAAGAAAGTGTCATAAAAATGGAATTCATACCGATGTGGCGCGCCCACTTAATAAATGTCGCAGTTGGCTTGTAGGGACCAATAATAATCACAGCTTCCGGTCCGGTAGCGTGCAAATCAAGAAGGGCCGTCTTTATCGCGACAGTATTGCGGGGAAATATTCCCGTTTCGATAGCAGAAAGTTTGCGACGCTCAAGAGCAAGAAGGATTCCATTCAGACCA
This window harbors:
- a CDS encoding ABC transporter substrate-binding protein: GLNGILLALERRKLSAIETGIFPRNTVAIKTALLDLHATGPEAVIIIGPYKPTATFIKWARHIGMNSIFMTLSFVGSSALASELGDQGAGVLVTQVVPFPTGNTVPASASYRAALKAYDPAAKPGFLSYEGYLAGRLAIYVVDNCGKQVNRGCIDAVLRTGNNINLDGFTLRYSKNDNQGSDSVFLTIIGPDGQYRSLTSLTQRY